One window from the genome of Pseudomonas sp. L5B5 encodes:
- the msrA gene encoding peptide-methionine (S)-S-oxide reductase MsrA, whose product MKNILGAVVAMAVLGLAGQCSAFSLGGSDEAVVIAPPALDERNPAPSETAVFAGGCFWGVQGVFAHVKGVQRAVSGYAGGAAQTADYQRVSEGDTGHAESVQVTFDPAQVSYGSLLQIYFSVAHDPTQLNRQGPDSGTQYRSALFPQTSEQQRVAQAYIAQLDAGQAFAKPIATRLESGKTFYPAEAYHQDFLTEHPVYPYIVINDLPKVAHLKQLFPERYQEQPIRVKSGG is encoded by the coding sequence ATGAAAAACATTCTGGGTGCAGTGGTGGCAATGGCCGTGTTGGGGCTGGCGGGGCAGTGCTCGGCCTTTTCCCTTGGCGGCAGCGATGAAGCGGTGGTGATCGCACCGCCAGCGCTGGATGAGCGCAATCCGGCCCCTAGCGAGACTGCGGTATTTGCCGGTGGTTGCTTCTGGGGTGTGCAGGGCGTGTTCGCCCATGTCAAAGGTGTGCAGCGTGCGGTTTCCGGTTATGCCGGGGGCGCGGCGCAGACGGCGGACTATCAGCGGGTCAGTGAAGGTGATACCGGGCATGCCGAGTCGGTGCAGGTGACCTTCGATCCGGCCCAGGTCAGCTACGGCAGCTTGCTGCAGATCTACTTCTCGGTGGCCCACGATCCTACCCAGCTCAATCGCCAGGGGCCGGACAGCGGCACCCAGTACCGCTCGGCGCTGTTCCCGCAGACGTCCGAGCAACAACGGGTGGCCCAGGCCTACATCGCCCAGCTCGATGCAGGGCAGGCATTCGCCAAGCCCATTGCCACCCGCCTGGAATCGGGCAAGACCTTCTACCCGGCGGAGGCCTATCACCAGGATTTTCTTACCGAGCACCCTGTCTATCCCTACATCGTGATCAATGACCTGCCCAAGGTGGCGCACCTCAAGCAGCTGTTTCCC
- a CDS encoding cytochrome c biogenesis protein DipZ has translation MWLLLLAYLGGALTIVSPCILPVLPFVFARTGQPFLRSGLPLLLGMALTFAVVASLAAVGGAWVVQANQYGRWLALLCVALFGLTLLLPRLAERLTRPLVAVGGRLSEAAGHDPRPRPGASLLIGVATGLLWAPCAGPILGLLLTGAALQGANLATSLLLLAYAGGAATSLAVALLLGGKVFAAMKRSLGAGEWLRKGLGAAMLVGVAAIAMGWDTGFLARLSTASTAGLEQALVGRLAGGAATPAGAMQAQDYPGGAMMAAGGAMSAPALPVQGQLPPLSGAVQWLNSAPLSAEALKGKVVLVDFWTYSCINCLRSLPYVKAWAEKYRDQGLVVIGVHAPEFAFERDLGNVTKAVKDLGIDYPVAVDNDYRIWRAFNNQYWPAHYFADAQGRIRYHHFGEGEYAESERVIQQLLREAGNAQVAGGLIQAEAKGVQQAADMDEVRSPETYVGYQRSENFVPQASLAPDIVAAYDVPTQLALNDWGLRGQWKVGAESARSTASGGTLVYRFHARDLHLVLGPGGDGQPVRFKVLIDGHAPGADHGVDVAPDGTGQVTEQRLYQLVRQAGDVAEHTFSIEFLEPGVQAYAFTFG, from the coding sequence ATGTGGCTACTGCTTCTCGCTTATCTCGGTGGTGCGCTGACCATTGTCAGCCCCTGCATTCTGCCGGTATTGCCCTTTGTCTTCGCTCGCACCGGCCAGCCGTTCTTGCGCAGTGGCTTGCCGCTGTTGCTGGGCATGGCCCTGACCTTCGCCGTGGTCGCGAGCCTGGCGGCGGTCGGCGGCGCCTGGGTGGTGCAAGCCAATCAGTACGGTCGCTGGCTCGCGTTGCTGTGCGTAGCACTGTTCGGGCTGACGCTGCTGCTGCCGCGGTTGGCCGAGCGCCTGACCCGGCCGCTGGTGGCGGTGGGCGGGCGGCTCTCGGAGGCTGCCGGCCACGACCCACGGCCGCGGCCCGGCGCTTCATTGTTGATCGGCGTTGCCACCGGCCTGCTCTGGGCGCCGTGCGCCGGGCCGATTCTCGGGTTGTTGCTGACCGGTGCGGCGCTGCAGGGCGCCAACCTCGCTACCAGCCTGCTGTTGCTGGCCTACGCGGGCGGCGCTGCGACCTCGCTGGCCGTGGCGCTGTTGCTCGGTGGCAAGGTGTTCGCCGCCATGAAGCGCTCCCTCGGCGCCGGTGAATGGCTGCGCAAGGGCCTGGGGGCAGCGATGCTGGTTGGGGTCGCGGCGATTGCCATGGGGTGGGATACCGGATTCCTGGCGCGCCTTTCCACGGCGTCCACCGCCGGCCTGGAGCAGGCCCTGGTGGGACGGTTGGCGGGCGGGGCGGCCACACCGGCCGGGGCGATGCAGGCCCAGGACTACCCCGGCGGCGCCATGATGGCTGCCGGTGGCGCGATGTCCGCGCCGGCCTTGCCGGTGCAGGGCCAGCTGCCGCCACTGAGCGGCGCCGTGCAGTGGCTCAACTCGGCCCCCCTGAGTGCCGAGGCGCTGAAGGGCAAGGTGGTGCTGGTGGATTTCTGGACCTACTCCTGCATCAACTGCCTGCGCAGCCTGCCCTATGTCAAAGCCTGGGCCGAGAAGTACCGCGATCAGGGGCTGGTGGTGATCGGTGTGCACGCCCCGGAGTTCGCCTTCGAACGGGATCTGGGCAATGTCACCAAGGCCGTGAAGGACTTGGGCATCGACTATCCCGTGGCCGTCGACAACGACTACCGGATCTGGCGCGCCTTCAACAACCAGTACTGGCCGGCGCACTACTTCGCCGATGCCCAGGGGCGCATTCGCTACCACCACTTCGGCGAGGGCGAGTACGCCGAGTCGGAGCGGGTGATCCAGCAACTGCTGCGTGAGGCCGGCAATGCCCAGGTCGCCGGTGGCTTGATCCAGGCCGAGGCCAAGGGGGTGCAGCAAGCGGCGGACATGGACGAGGTGCGCTCGCCGGAAACCTATGTCGGCTACCAGCGCTCGGAGAATTTCGTGCCCCAGGCCAGCCTGGCACCGGACATCGTCGCGGCCTATGACGTGCCGACGCAGTTGGCGCTGAACGACTGGGGCCTGCGCGGGCAGTGGAAGGTCGGGGCCGAAAGTGCACGATCCACTGCGTCAGGTGGAACGCTGGTGTACCGCTTTCACGCCCGTGACCTGCACCTGGTACTGGGCCCGGGGGGCGATGGCCAGCCGGTGCGCTTCAAGGTGCTGATCGACGGCCATGCACCGGGGGCGGACCACGGCGTGGATGTGGCGCCCGACGGCACCGGCCAGGTGACCGAGCAGCGCCTGTACCAGTTGGTGCGTCAGGCCGGCGATGTGGCGGAGCACACCTTCAGCATCGAGTTTCTCGAACCGGGGGTGCAGGCCTATGCCTTCACTTTTGGTTGA